Proteins co-encoded in one Fusarium fujikuroi IMI 58289 draft genome, chromosome FFUJ_chr06 genomic window:
- a CDS encoding probable quinate transport protein gives MGLSVNNIFAVNEDRPTPKAVYNWRVYTCAAIASFASCMIGYDSAFIGTTIALPSFTEEFDFASYEPNDLALLKSNIVSVYQAGAFFGSLFAYITSYFIGRRYSLIAFSFVFMLGAGMMLGANAERGLGLIIGGRVLAGVGVGACSNMVPIYCSELSPPAIRGRLVGIYELGWQIGGLVGFWINYGLAETMAPSHKQWIIPFAVQLIPAGMLLFGSFWIPESPRWLFSRGRREEAMKNLCWLRQLPASDLYLVEEVSYIDQELERYNKEVGPGFWKPFTALKSRKVQWRFFLGGMMFLWQNGSGINAINYYSPTVFKSIGIQGTNTSFLTTGIFGVVKTAITIIFILFLIETVGRRKLLIIGSVGGSLCMWFIGAYIKIADPASKVAAAAADGTEAPKMTSGGIAAVFFFYLWTAFYSPTWNPIPWVLNSEIFNENSRSLGQASAAANNWFWNFIVSRFTPQMFLKMGYGVYFFFASLMILSSIFVFFFIPETKGLPLDTMDRLFEIKPVWKAHAQLSEELTLQEEEFRRNAEGADLTAEKSRAIAEENEQV, from the exons atgggtcTCTccgtcaacaacatcttcgCCGTGAATGAGGACAGGCCGACTCCCAAGGCAGTCTACAACTGGCGCGTATACACCTGCGCTGCCATCGCGTCTTTCGCATCATGCATGATCGGCTATGACTCCGCCTTCATCGGCACCACGATCGCGCTGCCGAGCTTCACAGAGGAATTCGACTTTGCCTCGTACGAACCCAATGACCTCGCGCTTCTCAAGTCCAACATCGTCTCCGTCTATCAAGCCGGTGCTTTCTTCGGCAGTTTATTCGCATACATCACCTCGTATTTCATCGGTCGACGATACTCGCTCATTGCATTCAGCTTTGTTTTCATGCTCGGCGCGGGTATGATGCTTGGCGCTAATGCTGAGCGTGGCTTGggtctcatcatcggcggtCGTGTtctcgctggtgttggtgttggcgctTGTTCAAACATGGTTCCCATCTACTGCTCTGAGCTGTCCCCTCCTGCTATTCGCGGTCGCCTTGTTGGTATCTACGAGCTTGGCTGGCAGATTGGTGGCCTTGTCGGCTTCTGGATCAACTACGGACTTGCTGAGACCATGGCTCCCAGCCACAAGCAGTGGATCATTCCCTTTGCTGTCCAGCTCATCCCCGCAGGCATGCTTCTCTTCGGTTCCTTCTGGATCCCGGAGTCGCCCCGTTGGCTCTTCTCCAGGGGTCGCCGTGAGGAAGCCATGAAGAACCTGTGCTGGTTGCGACAGCTGCCCGCCAGTGACCTTTATCTCGTCGAAGAGGTCAGCTATATAGACCAGGAACTCGAGCGCTACAACAAGGAAGTCGGCCCTGGTTTCTGGAAGCCCTTCACCGCGCTCAAGAGCCGCAAGGTTCAATGGCGTTTCTTCCTCGGCGGCATGATGTTCCTCTGGCAGAACGGTTCCGGCATCAATGCTATCAACTACTACAGTCCTACTGTGTTCAAGAGCATCGGTATCCAGGGCACCAacacctccttcttgaccaccGGTATCTTCGGTGTTGTCAAAActgccatcaccatcatctttaTCCTGTTCCTGATTGAGACTGTTGGACGCAGAAAGTTGTTGATCATCGGTTCAGTTGGTGGTTCCCTCTGCATGTGGTTCATCGGAGCCTATATCAAGATTGCAGATCCCGCTTCCAAggttgctgctgccgctgccgacGGAACTGAGGCTCCCAAGATGACGAGCGGTGGAATTGCtgccgtcttcttcttctacctTTGGACTGCCTTCTACTCCCCCACATGGAACCCCATCCCCTGGGTCCTCAACTCTGAGATCTTCAACGAGAACTCCCG ATCACTTGGTCAAGCTTCCGCTGCTGCCAACAACTGGTTCTGGAACTTCATCGTCTCTCGCTTTACTCCCCAGATGTTCCTTAAGATGGGCTATGGCgtttacttcttcttcgcgtCGCTTATGAtcctctcttccatcttcgtcttcttcttcattcctgAGACCAAGGGTCTGCCTCTTGACACCATGGATCGCCTCTTCGAGATCAAGCCCGTGTGGAAGGCCCATGCTCAACTGTCTGAGGAGTTGACactgcaggaggaggagttccGACGCAATGCCGAGGGTGCTGACCTAACCGCTGAAAAGTCTCGAGCTATTGCTGAAGAGAACGAGCAGGTTTGA
- a CDS encoding related to NAD(P)H-dependent oxidoreductase, translated as MATHHAKNEVLKAAALFDVSHITAVVTGGATGIGLMITQALQSNGAKVYITGRRKEVLEQTQKTYGTGPGSIHVLPGDVSEKDEAIRLAEEVGKKEPNGIHLLVNNAGIAEDDNTKFSSAGEPDMSDAKALSEHFLKTEPQQWAATLKTNVTGPYYMSMAFLPLLAKGRETTSGYSSQIINVSSISGAMKGSSMGQPAYATSKAALTHLSRMIATLTKDVKVRVNVIAPGLFPSEMTTGESDEGNKSNIDKKMTNPAGRPGHDTDMAATILFLAGKGGLFYNGQIVYPDGGSTLINPAIAN; from the exons ATGGCTACTC ACCACGCGAAGAATGAAGTTCTTAAGGCTGCTGCCTTATTTGATGTATCTCACATCACAGCTGTCGTGACAGGCGGCGCAACCGGCATTGGATTAATGATCACCCAAGCTCTGCAGTCCAATGGAGCCAAGGTTTACATCACAGGCCGTCGTAAAGAAGTTCTTGAGCAAACGCAGAAGACCTATGGTACAGGCCCGGGAAGCATTCATGTCCTCCCTGGTGATGTCAGCGAGAAGGATGAAGCTATCCGTCTGGCAGAGGAGGTTGGCAAGAAGGAGCCGAATGGCATCCATTTGCTCGTGAACAACGCTGGTATTGCAGAAGATGATAACACCAAGTTCT CCTCGGCTGGTGAGCCCGATATGTCTGACGCTAAGGCTCTTTCGGAGCACTTCCTCAAGACTGAGCCACAGCAGTGGGCAGCCACATTAAAGACAAATGTGACTGGACCTTACTACATGTCCATGGCGTTCCTCCCATTACTCGCCAAAGGGCGTGAGACTACTTCAGGTTATTCCTCACAAATCATCAAtgtctcctccatctcgggAGCTATGAAGGGTTCAAGCATGGGACAACCAGCTTACGCCACCTCCAAGGCTGCTCTTACCCACCTCAGTCGCATGATAGCTACTCTCACCAAGGACGTCAAAGTGCGAGTCAATGTTATTGCACCAGGATTATTTCCCAGTGAGATGACTACTGGAGAGTCTGATGAGGGCAACAAGAGCAATATCGATAAAAAGATGACTAACCCGGCTGGTCGGCCTGGTCATGATACTGATATGGCTGCGACTATTCTTTTCCTTGCTGGAAAGGGTGGCTTGTTTTACAATGGCCAGATTGTTTATCCCGATGGAG GTTCAACCCTGATCAACCCAGCGATCGCAAACTGA